One Pararge aegeria chromosome 1, ilParAegt1.1, whole genome shotgun sequence genomic region harbors:
- the LOC120624045 gene encoding protein 4.1 homolog, with translation MRESLRRLASDDGMTARLNAGRVRVELLTGEHITVDVERKATGADLLDKVCEVLDVIESDYFGLLHVQRGDPRVWVDLGRRLSKTFRNEPWDVKFTAKFYPPEPSELRDDQSRYQLGLSVRRDLMEGRLTCSNITYALLASYVLQSEVGDREARVSTTLLSAHDSVPLHVLTPDLEEKIDELYRKHKGQTPAEAELNYLENAKKLAMYGAEVHNVKDSDDVDISLAVCAAGISVARDGLVMNRFPWTKILKISYHKRVYTLRLRASEFDEYETHLSFKLPSSRASKRLWRCSVEHHMFFRREAPVKVERISGFPRLGSRRVSCRRTLRQLRTAPPPACRAS, from the exons ATGCGCGAAAGCCTCCGGCGCCTGGCCTCCGACGACGGCATGACGGCGCGCCTGAATGCCGGCAGGGTTCGCGTGGAGTTGCTCACTGGAGAGCACATCACTGTCGACGTtgag AGAAAAGCCACAGGTGCTGACCTTTTGGACAAGGTGTGCGAAGTTCTGGACGTGATTGAAAGTGACTACTTCGGCTTGCTCCACGTGCAAAGAGGGGACCCGAGGGTGTGGGTGGATTTGGGGAGACGATTATCTAAAACATTTAGAA ATGAGCCCTGGGACGTAAAATTCACAGCTAAGTTCTACCCCCCGGAGCCGTCCGAGCTGCGAGATGATCAGTCACGATACCAACTAGGCCTCTCCGTTAGACGGGACCTGATGGAAG GTCGCCTAACGTGCTCTAACATCACGTACGCCCTGCTGGCGTCGTACGTGCTCCAGTCGGAGGTAGGCGACCGAGAGGCGCGGGTCAGCACGACGCTACTCTCCGCGCACGACTCCGTGCCCCTCCACGTGCTCACGCCTGACCTTGAAGAGAAGATCGACGAGCTGTATAGGAAACACAA AGGACAGACTCCAGCAGAAGCCGAGCTGAACTACCTCGAGAACGCAAAGAAGCTCGCGATGTACGGAGCGGAGGTGCACAACGTGAAGGACTCTGACGACGTGGACATTTCGCTCGCCGTGTGCGCCGCCGGCATCTCCGTCGCGAGAGACGG GCTTGTAATGAACCGCTTCCCGTGGACCAAAATCCTCAAGATCAGCTACCACAAGCGGGTGTACACGCTGCGCCTGCGCGCCAGCGAGTTCGACGAGTACGAGACCCACCTCAGCTTTAAGCTGCCATCCAGCCGCGCTAGCAAACGGCTCTGGCGCTGTAGCGTCGAGCACCACATGTTCTTCAG ACGTGAAGCGCCCGTGAAGGTGGAGCGGATATCCGGCTTCCCGCGGCTCGGCTCGCGCCGCGTGTCGTGCCGCCGCACGCTGCGACAGCTGCGCACGGCGCCGCCGCCCGCCTGCCGCGCCAGCTAG